In Achromobacter xylosoxidans A8, a single window of DNA contains:
- a CDS encoding type II toxin-antitoxin system HicA family toxin, with amino-acid sequence MDSKELIKQLERSGWKLRGVKGSHHVFIHPDRPGHISVPHPKKDLGIGLLNSILKAAGLK; translated from the coding sequence ATGGACAGCAAGGAACTGATCAAACAGCTAGAGCGGTCCGGGTGGAAACTGCGAGGAGTTAAGGGCTCCCACCATGTTTTCATCCACCCAGACCGCCCCGGACATATCAGCGTCCCTCACCCTAAAAAGGACCTCGGCATCGGACTACTAAACAGCATCCTCAAAGCAGCTGGTTTGAAGTGA
- a CDS encoding type II toxin-antitoxin system HicB family antitoxin produces MKYPIAIEPGSDTHAWGVVVPDLPGCFSAADEGIDQAIENAKEAIELWIETAIDSGDPIPPATSIANHQANPEFANWIWAIADVDPAVLDETVERVNITIPRRILKRLDDRARAAGESRSSYIAHLAMTA; encoded by the coding sequence GTGAAATATCCCATTGCCATTGAACCCGGCAGCGACACTCACGCGTGGGGGGTCGTGGTCCCTGATCTGCCCGGCTGCTTCTCGGCAGCGGACGAAGGGATTGACCAAGCCATCGAAAACGCCAAGGAAGCCATTGAATTGTGGATTGAAACGGCCATCGACTCCGGCGATCCCATTCCTCCGGCAACCAGTATTGCCAATCATCAGGCCAATCCGGAATTTGCAAACTGGATTTGGGCGATTGCTGATGTGGATCCTGCGGTCCTCGATGAAACTGTTGAGCGCGTGAACATCACCATTCCGCGCCGCATCCTCAAGCGCTTGGATGACCGCGCTCGCGCCGCAGGTGAAAGCCGCAGCAGCTATATCGCGCATCTCGCCATGACAGCCTGA
- a CDS encoding xanthine dehydrogenase family protein molybdopterin-binding subunit, with product MTHTAQLSRRGFLLGALGAFTLTVTAKGLITTAWAAEPSAQKYGADSMPGGTVDDPLVFVSIAADGTVTIIAHRAEMGTGVRTSLPMVVADEMEARWERVKVVQAQADEARYGNQNVDGSRSVRHFLMPMRRVGAAARQMLEAAAAARWSVPLAEVKAVQHEVLHQPSGRRLTYGELAADAAKQPVPTGDALKLKDRKEFRYIGKDQVRLVDLEAIGKGQASYGMDMRLPGMVYAVVARPPVVGGKLRRLDSAKALAVPGVLKVVEIPPMQGAPAFQPLGGVAIVARNTWAARQGRDALEIEWDDGPNASYDSSAYRQTLESAARKPGKTMRSQGDAAQAWAKAPEAERVAAEYYVPHLAHASMEPPAATVRIKDGRAEVWTSVQNPIAARDAVAIRLKLEPAKVTVNVLLLGGGFGRKSKPDFVDEAAIVARAMPEGTPVKLVWTREDDIHHDYLHTVSVERLEAVLDQNGQVQSWLHRSAAPTIASLFAEGAKGQQLFESAMSAINMPYRIPNVQVETAEVEAHARIGWFRSVANIPHAYAAQCFIAELAHRAGKDPRDFALDLIGPARRIDPGTMADTWNYSESPERYPYDTGRLRGVIEAACQGAEWGRTLPQGHGLGLAFCYSFMSYTATVVEVAVDAKGEVRVVAVDMAMDCGPQINPERIRAQMEGGAIMGLGLALASEITFEQGRVKQSNFHDYEVLRHNASPRVIRTHLVNDDHALPPGGVGEPPVPPVAPALCNAIFAATGKRIRSLPVRRVA from the coding sequence ATGACGCACACTGCTCAACTTTCCCGGCGCGGCTTTCTGCTGGGCGCCTTGGGCGCGTTCACCCTGACGGTCACGGCCAAAGGTTTGATCACGACAGCCTGGGCCGCCGAGCCCTCCGCCCAGAAGTACGGCGCTGACAGCATGCCCGGCGGCACCGTCGACGATCCGCTGGTTTTCGTCAGCATCGCCGCGGATGGCACCGTCACCATCATCGCGCACCGCGCCGAAATGGGCACGGGCGTGCGCACCAGCCTGCCCATGGTGGTGGCCGACGAGATGGAAGCGCGCTGGGAGCGCGTGAAAGTCGTACAGGCGCAGGCCGATGAAGCGCGCTATGGCAACCAGAACGTGGATGGCTCGCGCAGCGTGCGCCACTTCCTGATGCCCATGCGGCGCGTCGGCGCGGCCGCCCGCCAGATGCTCGAAGCCGCGGCGGCGGCGCGCTGGTCCGTTCCGCTGGCCGAGGTCAAGGCGGTGCAACATGAGGTGCTGCATCAGCCATCCGGCCGCCGTTTGACTTATGGCGAGCTGGCGGCCGATGCGGCCAAACAGCCTGTCCCCACGGGCGACGCGCTCAAGCTCAAGGATCGGAAAGAGTTCCGCTACATCGGGAAGGACCAGGTGCGCCTGGTGGACCTGGAGGCCATCGGCAAGGGCCAGGCCAGCTACGGCATGGATATGCGGCTGCCTGGCATGGTCTATGCCGTCGTCGCGCGCCCACCGGTCGTCGGCGGCAAGCTGCGCCGTCTCGACAGCGCCAAGGCGCTGGCCGTGCCCGGAGTGCTGAAGGTCGTGGAGATTCCGCCGATGCAAGGGGCACCCGCGTTCCAGCCCCTGGGCGGCGTCGCAATCGTCGCGCGCAACACCTGGGCGGCGCGTCAAGGCCGCGACGCGCTGGAAATCGAATGGGACGATGGCCCCAACGCCAGCTATGACTCAAGCGCCTACCGCCAGACGCTGGAATCGGCGGCGCGCAAGCCTGGCAAGACGATGCGCAGCCAGGGCGATGCCGCGCAAGCCTGGGCCAAGGCGCCCGAAGCCGAGCGCGTCGCCGCGGAGTACTACGTTCCCCATCTGGCCCATGCCTCGATGGAGCCGCCGGCCGCCACCGTCCGGATCAAGGATGGCCGCGCCGAGGTCTGGACGTCGGTCCAGAACCCCATCGCCGCACGCGATGCCGTCGCCATCCGGCTGAAACTGGAGCCCGCCAAGGTCACGGTCAATGTCTTGCTGCTGGGCGGCGGGTTCGGCCGCAAGTCCAAGCCCGATTTCGTGGACGAGGCCGCCATCGTCGCCCGTGCCATGCCCGAAGGCACGCCAGTCAAGCTGGTGTGGACGCGTGAGGACGACATTCATCATGACTATCTGCATACCGTGTCGGTCGAACGCCTGGAGGCCGTCCTGGACCAGAACGGCCAAGTCCAGTCCTGGCTGCACCGCAGCGCCGCCCCCACCATCGCCTCTCTCTTCGCGGAAGGCGCCAAGGGCCAGCAGCTGTTCGAATCGGCCATGTCGGCCATCAACATGCCGTACCGCATTCCCAACGTCCAGGTGGAAACGGCCGAAGTGGAAGCCCATGCCCGCATCGGCTGGTTCCGCTCGGTAGCCAACATTCCGCATGCCTACGCGGCCCAGTGCTTCATTGCCGAATTGGCCCACCGCGCGGGCAAGGACCCCAGGGATTTCGCGCTCGACCTCATCGGCCCGGCGCGCAGGATCGACCCGGGCACGATGGCCGACACCTGGAATTACTCGGAATCCCCCGAGCGCTACCCCTATGACACAGGCCGCCTGCGCGGCGTGATCGAAGCGGCTTGCCAAGGCGCGGAATGGGGCAGAACCCTGCCCCAGGGCCATGGCCTCGGGCTGGCATTCTGCTACAGCTTCATGAGCTACACCGCCACCGTGGTCGAAGTGGCCGTGGATGCAAAGGGCGAGGTGCGCGTGGTGGCCGTGGACATGGCGATGGACTGCGGCCCGCAAATCAACCCCGAACGCATCCGCGCGCAGATGGAAGGCGGCGCCATCATGGGCCTGGGGCTTGCCCTTGCCAGCGAGATTACGTTCGAGCAGGGCCGCGTGAAGCAGAGCAACTTCCACGACTATGAAGTGCTGCGCCACAATGCTTCGCCGCGCGTGATCCGCACGCATCTGGTCAACGACGATCACGCCCTGCCTCCGGGCGGCGTGGGCGAACCCCCGGTACCGCCCGTGGCGCCCGCGCTGTGCAACGCCATCTTTGCCGCCACCGGCAAGCGGATCCGCAGCCTGCCGGTGCGCAGGGTAGCCTAG
- a CDS encoding XdhC family protein, with translation METVDVRVLREARAWLAEGHRLLLATVVKTWGSSPRPVGSMMALREDGRCVGSVSGGCIEDDLIHRYTRAFGEGAIAQGAPELVRYGIEADEARRFGLPCGGTLELLLEFQPDYETLDALVRRLESGQLVQRSVDVTTGAVTLAPASTPAAVQFDGATLCSTLGPQYRMLLIGAGALAEYLATMALFNDFAVTVCDPRGEHVGSWSVPGVHITREMPDDAVLALAPDTRTCIVALSHDPKLDDLALLEALHSPAFYVGAIGSRRNTGIRRQRFMEHFGETAASLERLHAPVGIHIGSRTPAEIAVSIMAEILAVKNGVGLPATIDGSCQVLPAAHCPAVDDPTPDAMSIAPWVVKG, from the coding sequence ATGGAGACGGTCGACGTCCGCGTTTTGCGCGAAGCCCGCGCCTGGCTGGCGGAGGGGCACAGGCTGCTGCTGGCCACGGTGGTCAAGACCTGGGGTTCATCCCCGCGCCCCGTCGGATCCATGATGGCCCTGCGTGAAGACGGGCGTTGCGTCGGCTCCGTATCCGGCGGCTGCATCGAAGACGACCTGATACACCGGTATACCCGCGCCTTTGGCGAGGGCGCCATTGCGCAAGGCGCGCCGGAACTGGTGCGCTACGGGATTGAAGCCGACGAAGCGCGCCGGTTCGGACTGCCTTGCGGCGGCACGCTGGAGCTGCTGCTGGAGTTCCAGCCGGACTACGAAACGCTGGACGCCCTGGTCCGGCGGCTCGAATCCGGCCAGTTGGTCCAGCGCAGCGTCGACGTAACCACCGGAGCGGTGACATTGGCGCCGGCCTCGACGCCCGCGGCAGTGCAATTCGACGGCGCAACGCTTTGTTCCACGCTTGGACCGCAGTACCGGATGCTGCTCATCGGCGCAGGCGCATTGGCGGAATACCTGGCCACCATGGCCTTGTTCAACGACTTTGCCGTGACGGTCTGCGATCCGCGGGGAGAACACGTGGGCAGTTGGTCCGTGCCCGGCGTGCACATCACCCGGGAAATGCCCGATGACGCCGTGCTGGCACTGGCCCCTGACACGCGCACCTGCATCGTCGCCTTGAGCCATGATCCCAAGCTGGACGATCTTGCGCTCCTGGAAGCGCTACACAGCCCGGCTTTTTACGTGGGCGCCATTGGTTCGCGCCGCAATACCGGCATCCGCAGGCAACGGTTCATGGAGCATTTTGGCGAAACCGCCGCATCCCTGGAACGGCTGCATGCGCCCGTCGGCATACACATCGGCAGCAGGACACCCGCGGAAATCGCGGTGAGCATCATGGCGGAGATACTTGCTGTGAAGAACGGGGTCGGATTGCCTGCCACCATCGATGGTTCTTGCCAGGTGCTACCTGCAGCACACTGTCCCGCGGTGGATGACCCAACCCCTGACGCCATGAGCATCGCGCCCTGGGTAGTGAAAGGGTAA
- a CDS encoding NAD(P)/FAD-dependent oxidoreductase: MASEYIDTYYKRTLADDTTRYAPLAETVSTDVCVVGAGLAGLSTALELARRGRDVTLLEGRRIAWGASGRNGGSVSPAFSAGADAIRKHVDEDHYRKLYRLSMEGVEIIRNNIRDLDIVDACKVDGRLRVVRYEATDALRQWCDSQQRDFGRDVRLLSRNQVRERLLSDVYHQGVEDPASFHFHPLNYARALARECARLGVRIHEDSPVTQAALDGAVKRLKTEQGQVEARTVVLATGGYTEGVVPALRRAMLPIATYIMLTEPLGDRVREAIRTTAAIGDDRRAGNYYRVLDGGRIGWGSRITTRVDDPPDLAESLRRELLSVYPQLQGLRVETAWSGRMAYARHLMPQIGQLSPDVWYCTAFGGHGMNTASIGGRVVAEGIAGDTQRYKLFAPFGLAWNGGGLGTAAVQLTYWSYQARDWWRERRSRA, translated from the coding sequence ATGGCTTCCGAGTACATCGACACCTACTACAAGCGCACGCTGGCCGACGACACCACCCGCTATGCGCCTTTGGCAGAGACCGTCAGCACCGATGTCTGCGTGGTCGGGGCTGGACTGGCGGGCCTGTCCACCGCGCTGGAACTGGCCCGCCGTGGCCGCGACGTCACCTTGCTGGAAGGGCGGCGCATCGCCTGGGGGGCCTCGGGACGCAACGGGGGCTCGGTGTCGCCGGCATTTTCCGCCGGGGCCGACGCCATCAGGAAGCACGTCGACGAAGACCACTACCGCAAGCTCTACCGGCTGTCGATGGAGGGCGTGGAGATCATTCGCAACAACATCCGCGACCTGGACATCGTCGACGCCTGCAAGGTCGACGGCCGGCTGCGCGTGGTGCGTTATGAGGCGACCGACGCCCTGCGGCAGTGGTGCGACAGCCAGCAGCGCGACTTCGGCCGCGACGTGCGCCTCTTGAGCCGCAACCAGGTCCGCGAGCGCCTGCTGTCCGATGTCTACCACCAGGGCGTGGAGGACCCCGCGTCCTTTCACTTCCATCCGCTGAACTACGCCCGCGCGCTGGCCCGAGAATGCGCGCGCCTGGGCGTGCGCATCCACGAGGACTCGCCCGTCACGCAGGCGGCCCTGGACGGCGCAGTCAAACGCCTGAAGACGGAGCAGGGCCAGGTCGAGGCCCGCACCGTGGTGCTGGCCACCGGTGGCTACACCGAGGGCGTGGTGCCCGCGCTGCGCCGCGCGATGCTGCCCATCGCCACCTACATCATGCTGACCGAGCCCTTGGGCGACCGGGTGCGCGAAGCGATCCGCACCACCGCCGCCATCGGCGACGACCGGCGCGCCGGTAACTATTACCGCGTACTCGATGGCGGGCGCATCGGCTGGGGCAGTAGAATCACCACCCGTGTCGACGACCCGCCAGATCTGGCGGAGTCACTGCGCCGCGAACTGCTCTCCGTCTACCCCCAATTGCAGGGGCTGCGGGTGGAGACGGCGTGGTCGGGGCGCATGGCTTACGCGCGGCATCTGATGCCGCAGATCGGCCAGCTGTCGCCGGACGTCTGGTATTGCACGGCGTTCGGCGGACACGGCATGAACACCGCCTCGATCGGCGGCCGGGTGGTCGCCGAAGGGATCGCGGGCGACACCCAGCGCTACAAGCTGTTTGCGCCGTTCGGGCTGGCCTGGAACGGCGGTGGCTTGGGCACGGCGGCGGTGCAATTAACTTATTGGTCTTACCAGGCGCGCGACTGGTGGCGGGAGCGGCGGTCGCGCGCATGA
- a CDS encoding acyclic terpene utilization AtuA family protein: MNDPRKRLRIGVGAGMADDRIGPAMPLLEDCDIDYLVCECLAERTIARETLSRKHDGAHGYNPMLQERMRAFLPACREQGVRLVSNMGAANPAGAAQAALDIGRDLGWHELKCAAVVGDDVTDRVRQHPELRLMDRDLPLESILPRLASANAYLGADVVRDALATGAHVVMTGRVADPSLFLGVALHHHGWGYDDLPRLAAGTIMGHLLECSAQITGGYFADPGKKDVPRLAELAYPYADLYGDGELYIGKPAGSGGRLDRMTCTEQALYEIHDPAAYITPDCVLNLEGLNFEEQNADRVAVRGFHAAPRTDSYKVVVGYFDGWIGSGEVAYAGVNAIARARLAADTVKERFRFDGGVASEIQVDLIGISSLHGDHAQALASQPYEVRLRVAARCPDKKSAHRLGDHVRQLNMQGPYGAGGPVNLGAKEVIAVDALLIPRGWVTPEVITLGA; this comes from the coding sequence ATGAATGACCCGCGCAAGCGGCTGCGCATCGGCGTCGGCGCCGGCATGGCCGATGACCGCATCGGCCCCGCCATGCCATTGCTGGAAGACTGCGATATCGACTACCTGGTGTGCGAGTGCCTGGCCGAGCGGACGATCGCGCGCGAAACGCTGTCGCGCAAGCACGACGGGGCTCACGGCTATAACCCGATGCTGCAGGAGCGCATGCGCGCCTTTCTGCCCGCATGCCGGGAGCAGGGCGTGCGGCTGGTGTCCAACATGGGCGCGGCCAATCCGGCCGGTGCCGCCCAGGCGGCACTCGACATCGGCCGGGACTTGGGCTGGCATGAGCTGAAATGCGCCGCCGTCGTCGGCGACGATGTGACCGACCGGGTGCGCCAGCATCCCGAGCTGCGCCTGATGGATCGCGACCTGCCGCTGGAATCGATCCTGCCCCGGTTGGCCTCCGCGAACGCTTATCTGGGCGCCGATGTCGTGCGCGATGCGCTGGCCACCGGCGCCCACGTGGTGATGACAGGCCGGGTGGCCGATCCCTCGCTGTTTCTGGGCGTGGCGCTGCATCATCATGGCTGGGGCTATGACGACCTGCCCAGGTTGGCGGCCGGCACCATCATGGGCCACCTGCTGGAGTGCTCCGCCCAGATCACGGGCGGTTACTTCGCCGACCCCGGCAAGAAAGACGTTCCAAGATTGGCCGAGCTGGCCTACCCCTATGCCGATCTGTACGGCGACGGCGAGCTCTACATAGGCAAGCCCGCTGGCTCGGGCGGCCGCCTCGACCGCATGACCTGCACCGAGCAGGCACTGTACGAGATTCACGATCCGGCGGCCTACATCACGCCCGATTGCGTACTGAACCTGGAAGGCCTGAATTTCGAAGAGCAGAACGCTGACCGGGTGGCCGTGCGCGGGTTTCACGCCGCGCCACGCACCGACAGCTACAAGGTCGTGGTCGGCTACTTCGACGGCTGGATAGGTTCGGGCGAAGTCGCCTACGCGGGCGTCAACGCCATCGCCCGGGCCCGGCTGGCGGCCGACACGGTGAAGGAAAGGTTCCGCTTCGATGGCGGCGTAGCCAGCGAGATCCAGGTCGACCTGATCGGCATCAGCAGCCTGCATGGCGACCATGCTCAAGCCCTGGCGAGCCAGCCCTACGAGGTCCGCCTGCGGGTCGCCGCGCGCTGCCCCGACAAGAAAAGCGCCCACCGGCTCGGCGACCACGTGCGGCAGTTGAACATGCAGGGGCCCTATGGCGCAGGCGGCCCGGTCAACCTGGGCGCCAAGGAGGTCATCGCCGTGGATGCCTTGCTGATTCCGCGCGGCTGGGTCACCCCGGAAGTGATTACCTTGGGAGCTTGA
- a CDS encoding (2Fe-2S)-binding protein — translation MTQLQINGQAKDIDVPGETPLLWTLRDELGMTGTKFGCGMALCGACTVHMDGAPIRSCITPLSAVAGHSITTIEGIEADAVGRAVQQAWIEQNVAQCGYCQAGQIMTAVSLLKASAQPTDQDIEDAMSGNICRCGTYPRIRAAIQQAAKLLAQGGKQ, via the coding sequence ATGACCCAACTTCAAATCAACGGCCAGGCTAAGGATATCGACGTCCCGGGCGAAACGCCCCTGCTCTGGACTTTACGGGATGAACTCGGCATGACCGGCACCAAGTTCGGGTGCGGCATGGCATTGTGCGGCGCCTGTACCGTGCACATGGACGGCGCGCCGATCCGGTCCTGTATCACCCCGCTCTCCGCCGTGGCTGGCCACAGCATCACGACCATCGAAGGGATAGAGGCGGATGCGGTCGGCCGGGCCGTGCAGCAAGCCTGGATAGAACAGAACGTTGCCCAATGCGGCTACTGCCAGGCGGGCCAGATCATGACCGCGGTAAGCCTGCTCAAGGCCTCGGCGCAGCCGACGGATCAAGACATCGAGGACGCCATGAGCGGCAATATCTGCCGTTGCGGCACCTACCCCCGCATCCGCGCAGCCATCCAGCAGGCTGCCAAGCTCCTGGCCCAGGGAGGCAAGCAATGA
- a CDS encoding helix-turn-helix domain-containing protein: MEGNKQSVLAQRLRALRHARAWTLKQAAAATGVSASTLSKIENSLLSPTYDNLIKIAAGLELDVAELFTASDAHMGTGRRSLSRQGEGRQYDTPYYDHRLLCTALSHKRMMPFHTRVKARSFDEFHDWSRHRGEEFVYVLEGEVELYTEFYEPARLKAGESFYIDSRMGHRVISLSPDDALVLWVSTHADIGEE; this comes from the coding sequence ATGGAAGGCAACAAACAGAGCGTGTTGGCACAGCGGCTGCGAGCCTTGCGCCACGCGCGGGCGTGGACCTTGAAGCAGGCGGCCGCGGCCACCGGCGTGTCCGCGTCCACGTTGTCCAAGATCGAAAACAGCCTGCTGTCGCCCACCTATGACAACCTGATCAAGATCGCGGCCGGCCTGGAACTGGACGTGGCCGAACTTTTCACTGCGTCCGACGCCCACATGGGCACCGGCCGCCGCAGCCTCAGCCGCCAGGGCGAAGGGCGCCAATACGACACGCCGTACTACGACCACCGCCTGCTGTGCACCGCGCTGTCGCACAAGCGCATGATGCCCTTCCACACCCGCGTCAAGGCACGCTCTTTCGACGAATTCCACGACTGGAGCCGCCATCGCGGCGAGGAATTCGTCTACGTCCTGGAAGGCGAAGTCGAGCTCTATACCGAGTTCTACGAACCCGCTCGCCTCAAGGCCGGGGAAAGCTTCTATATAGACAGCCGCATGGGCCACCGAGTGATCAGCCTGAGCCCGGACGACGCCCTGGTGCTGTGGGTGTCGACCCATGCGGACATAGGCGAGGAATAG
- a CDS encoding Bug family tripartite tricarboxylate transporter substrate binding protein yields MISYRLIAGLALSLAAFTSAQAADAYPARPIRLIATFGPGSSIDIIARLVAKPLSEQLGQPVIVENKPGAGGDLGTDIVAKSAKDGYTIGFASAGPITVNPNARKKMPYDALKDLAPVALVATGPNVILVNPSIPVTNLKELIAYIKANPNKVNYASAGVGTSGHIAGELFQHLSKTEILHVPYKGNSDAITDTLGGRTQMVISGVPPILSFVKSGQLRALAVADTKRSPLLPDVPTVAEAGLPGAESVAWYGIVAPAGTPQAILDRLHDEIVKAVSNPETQEKFAGLGIVPSTDSREDFGKRMADEYVRFKQLFKQINLVMD; encoded by the coding sequence ATGATTTCCTACCGATTGATTGCCGGGCTGGCCCTGAGCCTGGCCGCCTTCACCAGCGCGCAGGCCGCCGATGCCTATCCCGCGCGCCCCATCCGCCTGATCGCCACGTTTGGCCCGGGCAGCTCCATCGACATCATTGCGCGCCTGGTTGCCAAACCGTTGAGCGAGCAGCTCGGCCAGCCGGTGATCGTCGAGAACAAGCCCGGCGCCGGCGGCGACCTGGGTACCGACATCGTCGCCAAGTCTGCCAAGGATGGCTACACCATCGGTTTCGCGTCCGCCGGGCCGATCACGGTCAATCCCAATGCCCGCAAAAAAATGCCCTATGACGCGCTCAAGGATCTGGCGCCGGTCGCCCTGGTGGCCACGGGCCCGAACGTCATCCTGGTCAACCCTTCGATCCCGGTGACGAACCTGAAGGAATTGATCGCCTACATCAAGGCCAATCCGAACAAGGTCAATTACGCCTCGGCGGGCGTCGGCACCAGCGGCCATATCGCGGGCGAACTTTTCCAGCACCTGTCCAAGACCGAGATCCTGCACGTGCCTTACAAGGGCAATAGCGACGCCATCACCGACACCCTGGGCGGGCGCACCCAGATGGTCATCAGCGGCGTTCCGCCCATCCTGTCTTTCGTGAAGTCCGGCCAGCTGCGTGCCCTGGCCGTGGCCGATACCAAACGCTCGCCGCTGCTGCCGGACGTGCCCACCGTTGCCGAAGCCGGCCTGCCGGGCGCCGAAAGCGTCGCCTGGTACGGCATCGTCGCGCCCGCCGGTACGCCGCAGGCCATCCTGGATCGCCTTCACGACGAGATCGTCAAGGCGGTGAGCAACCCTGAAACGCAAGAGAAATTCGCCGGCCTGGGCATAGTTCCGTCCACGGACAGCCGCGAGGACTTCGGCAAGCGCATGGCGGATGAGTACGTGCGCTTCAAGCAGCTGTTCAAGCAGATCAACCTGGTCATGGATTGA
- a CDS encoding LysR family transcriptional regulator, with product MTLTISELEAVLLVAETLNFRMAAERAHISQPALSRRVQAAEQKLDARLFDRDKHGVALTAAGAELVPIAMRMLSEFRDSLSDLSEFIAGRRGSINVWALPSVASALLPAAARAFQKSHPQVRLNIHAVSARQITQAVSEGNADIGISIEIPDQPASVTFSALLQEKFVLICPIDDPLARKKRVDWSVFADRPYIASGPASSIRQVTDRILAASGRMPEMNYVSDNISVVGAMVAAGVGIAAVPQLALRLMDATRLCSLALHSPSATREIGILLKKQRSLSAAALHFLDTLRQTDPA from the coding sequence ATGACCCTGACCATTTCCGAATTGGAGGCCGTGCTGCTGGTGGCCGAGACGCTCAACTTCCGCATGGCCGCGGAACGCGCGCACATCTCCCAGCCCGCGCTCAGCCGGCGGGTGCAGGCCGCCGAGCAAAAACTCGACGCCAGGCTCTTCGACCGCGACAAGCACGGCGTCGCGCTTACCGCCGCCGGCGCGGAACTGGTGCCCATTGCGATGCGCATGCTGTCGGAGTTCCGCGATTCGCTCAGCGATCTGTCGGAGTTCATTGCGGGCCGTCGCGGCAGCATCAATGTCTGGGCCCTGCCCTCGGTCGCCTCCGCCCTGCTGCCGGCGGCAGCGCGCGCCTTCCAGAAGTCGCATCCGCAGGTGCGGCTGAACATCCACGCGGTCTCTGCGCGCCAGATCACGCAGGCCGTATCGGAAGGCAACGCCGACATCGGCATATCCATCGAAATTCCGGACCAGCCGGCTAGCGTGACCTTCTCTGCGCTGCTGCAAGAGAAATTCGTCCTGATCTGCCCCATCGACGATCCGCTGGCGCGCAAAAAGCGCGTGGACTGGAGTGTTTTCGCCGACCGTCCCTATATCGCGAGCGGTCCGGCCAGCAGCATCCGCCAGGTTACCGACCGGATTCTTGCCGCCTCGGGGCGGATGCCGGAGATGAACTACGTGTCCGACAATATTTCGGTGGTGGGCGCGATGGTGGCCGCCGGAGTCGGCATCGCGGCGGTCCCGCAGTTGGCTCTGCGTTTGATGGACGCCACGCGCCTGTGCAGCTTGGCGCTGCATTCGCCCAGCGCCACGCGGGAAATCGGCATATTGCTCAAGAAGCAGCGCTCCTTGTCGGCGGCAGCGCTGCATTTCCTGGATACCTTGCGGCAGACAGACCCGGCCTAG
- a CDS encoding SMP-30/gluconolactonase/LRE family protein, producing the protein MYPPAEPMGTEVFARLPESLHLTEQPSTWLAARHVKMHSFLEGPAFDRAGNLWCVDLAHGRILRVDPAGNFEVVVSYEGEPNGLKIHRDGRIFVADHLHGLMLLDPAARSIRPYLQHVQREGLKGLNDLFFASNGDLYFTDQGESALENPTGRVFRLRADGKTVDLLMDGLAGPNGLVMNKAENVLYVAITHDNAIYALRLEPGGQMKKASRFIQLSGSTAGPDGMAIDSAGNLAIVHAQAGTVWLFSPLGEPLYRIRSCAGMRTTNVAFGGEDMRTLYITEAEQGVILRARLPHPGNPMYSHGD; encoded by the coding sequence ATGTATCCTCCCGCTGAACCCATGGGCACCGAGGTGTTCGCCCGGCTGCCCGAATCCCTGCACTTGACCGAACAGCCTTCGACCTGGCTCGCGGCGCGGCACGTGAAGATGCACTCCTTCCTGGAAGGGCCTGCCTTCGATCGCGCCGGCAATCTGTGGTGCGTCGATCTGGCGCACGGGCGCATCCTGCGCGTGGACCCGGCAGGCAACTTCGAAGTCGTCGTCAGCTACGAAGGCGAACCCAACGGCTTGAAGATCCATCGCGATGGGCGCATCTTCGTTGCCGACCACCTCCACGGCCTCATGCTGCTGGATCCCGCAGCCCGCAGCATCCGGCCGTACCTGCAGCATGTGCAGCGCGAAGGCCTGAAGGGCCTGAACGATCTGTTCTTCGCATCCAACGGCGACCTGTACTTCACCGACCAGGGCGAAAGCGCGCTGGAGAACCCGACCGGCCGCGTCTTCCGCCTGCGCGCCGATGGCAAGACCGTAGACCTCCTGATGGACGGCCTGGCCGGGCCCAACGGCCTGGTCATGAACAAGGCCGAGAATGTGCTTTATGTGGCAATCACGCACGACAATGCGATCTATGCGCTGCGCCTGGAGCCCGGCGGCCAGATGAAGAAGGCCAGCCGGTTCATCCAGCTATCCGGCAGCACGGCCGGGCCGGATGGCATGGCCATCGACAGCGCCGGCAACCTGGCCATCGTCCATGCCCAGGCAGGCACCGTATGGCTGTTCAGCCCCTTGGGCGAACCCCTCTACCGCATCCGGTCCTGCGCAGGCATGCGCACCACCAATGTCGCCTTTGGCGGCGAGGACATGCGCACCTTGTACATCACCGAAGCGGAGCAGGGCGTCATTCTGCGCGCGCGCCTGCCGCATCCCGGCAATCCGATGTACTCGCACGGCGATTGA